AGCCAACAGAATTGTACATACCATGAATGGACTGACATGCAGAGGCTTCGCAACCAAATCAGAATTTGGACTGAAAACAAACAAGACCCTCTCACCCCATGGTGTATTAGTTACCTACGCCAACAAAAGTTCATCAACTAACTGCAAATGCTACAGTAAATGTACATCTTCACAAAAAACACAAGATGTCAAATCATAATATAATTGCCATTTGACATAGAAAATAGTTTTATCATTGGGTGCTTGAAGTCGACGGCTGTAACAACAATCGCACAAACACCAAGCAAGAAAGCTACTTCAGATGTATTTACACAAGAATACAAGGAGAATTTAGGGGATAAGATGGTCGGCAATATGTTCCTGTGCTTTACTATATAACATGTAATAAAGAGTGGAGGCACTACATACGGCATTTCCATACAAGATCCTTACAACCCTGCATTATGCAGATTGCATACTGACAATACTTTGTTTTGAATCTATAGTGTCACCTATTTATGCTTTAAGAACAGGCACTAATTATGTGCTGATCACTATTAATCAATCCCAATGAGCCAAAAGACTAGATGGAGTCCTCATTAGCAGATTACCCAGTATCCACAACTATATAATCCATATGATATATGTTAGGCTGGCTGGTATACATTCCGGAACAATTGTGTCTCTAGTTCCAATGCTGAAGGTACTGTAATACTTATAAAATAAAGCAGACCAACAGCGCCTTTACATAAACCAATTTCCCTGGATGCTCATAGCACTAACTGCAGCCAGCAACCTAGGTCTTAAATTTTGCACATTTCCATAGGACCAAAGGGTATCAATGGGTTTGAATCAAACTTCAGTGTTGTTGCTACAGGTCAAAAGGGGCTCTCCAGATTTTGAGGAAAACAGGTTTGTGAGCATTTTGAACAATCCAAAGTAGGTGTCCCTATAATACACACAAACCTTTTAAGCAAATGAACTGGAAGCCTTGTCATACCTCGGCAATGCACTTCTGCAAATGTTGAGTGGCACCTTTTATATCATAGCAATAGTACAAGCTCAATGGGTTCTGTTCGTAGCCCACACTAGGAGGAATTGTTAAGAGAAATCTGCAACAGTGAAATGAATACATTAGTTTCCAGAACACTGCACCTTAATAACTAGAGCTTAGGAAAAGATAAATTGAAccaaacaagaagagaaaagaccGCAGAATACACACATAAAAAATATAGCAAACCAAGGAATTAAATCATGGTTGTTGTTGCTGTGAAGCGGGTGTTGCGGACGTTACATAATGGGTCACTGTCAGgccatgatctttttttttttttttaagttgcaCAATGTGTccattttttatgtcacaaatgCAAGACTCTAACCTAATTACTACTTTCTTTAACTCTCCTATTTCAATATTAGATTGtctaaaatataagaaaaactTGCTTTTGATTTTCAGAAAGAGGATTTATAGCGATCAGGTTTCATACTAAGTAATGATATGTACCGTTCAAACAACTAatcagaaaagtcaaaaagaaaagtatcGCCAGCGACGTGATACGGGTGgcacttgctttttttttttttgggcgggggTTGGGAACTTGGGACTTCCATTTGAATACAAGAAAATCTTAAGCAAGCCCAAACGAAGCCGAAGAGTGTATTATTTTCAAGGGAATTGGCCAATTGCTCAACCCTTTGCTCGTTCCATCTTTGAACAACAGcaactttcatcttcatcttcagtctctctttctctctctctagaagtcAGAACCAGAcatttgtttctttaaaagagAAGATCTTGCTTGCTTGAATGCTGGAAGCCTGGAATTGAGGTATAATTTCGCAACCACACTCTTGAAATTACTTCATAAAGCACAGCATAACAAAATTAAACTAcacaagaaaagaacagaaatcatTACATGGGTCCATTTGTATCAGCGAAATGTCGAGCTTCGTCTGCGGATAGGTGGCCAGGCGGCGCGTGGGGCGCGCGGTCGAGGTCGATGAGCGCGTATCTCACGGCGTACTGGAACGAGTGTCGGACGGGGCGGCGGCGCTCGTGCCAGACGGTGCCCTCGTAGAGAGCGGCCGACTCgcacgccgccgccgccggcacGTGAGCCGTACAGCCACCTGAGGAGGGCGTGGACGGgcaggaggagggagagagcgagCGATGTGAAGCACGTAGAGACGATCGAGCACAACAGATAGAGAGCCTCCATCACTGATCTGATCCTTGTGGCGGGGTCAACGCCATGTTGTTGCTGTTTCCTTAGCTTTTTGTCGCGTCCTCCACCGTTGGATTGACAGTTGGTCCAATCACGcccgtcctttttttttcacttcgcAAAGTCCACCGCTTAATCGAGACcgttcttcgaccaaaaaaaaaaaaaaaaattccagaccGCTCAATTCCAACAGCAAAACCATCTACActaaagaaaattccaaataagagtaCGAACTTCctctattttcttaaataagagtcccaagtgaatttttattttaaataagtaCCCGAAATGAAGTGGTATagtatatttcaaataagggtttgaattgATCATAgagtttcaaaaaaagaaaattgacctaaaaggcattttagtcatttcttatttttatttgttgttttatttttttctcttttttttccattttctcttttctaaaaataaaaaataaaataaaaatggaaaacagCCACACAGGACCCCTCCTACCTATGGCTGCTAACCCACCGCTAGTGAGTGGTTGGCAAGGTCAAAGAAGGCCAAGAAACCTATCCACTAGAGGCAAGGGCCTCTAGCCCTTGCTAAAATCGAGAGAGAGTTTATCCCTCTCCCAAATTCGAGGTCGAGGCGGGGCAACCCCTACCCTAATCAAGGCGGGGTCGACAACCCTCCCTTGTCGAGagagggccggcaaccctctccttgatttgggagagggccctctccctcacttctcGGCGAGGGTTTGGGCCTCGCCTCACCGAGGCGATGGTGGGCCTCGTCGAGGGTCACCCCCCCCTCCCCTGACTGTGGGGTGGCGACTACAAGTGGGAGGGGCAACCCTCCCGCCTCTATATATttgtctttttaaaaaaaaaattgttgatttttaaagaaaaagaaaaaaaaaactctaataaaaaagaaaaaaaattaaataaaaaaagacgaaaatgtccttaaaatcaagtcattttttgagattttctggCTACTTCGAGTTTTTATTTGAATCAATGttcacttcaaatccttatttgggAAAATGATTGCACTTcgtgcctttatttgaaacaaagttgaCTTgcggcctttatttgagaaaataagaggacttcAAACCCTTCTTTGTAATTTGCCCTTAGCACTATGATAGACTTGGAGGTGTCAAAATGGAACTGAAAATTGTGAATCTAACtaaactaaattgaaattttgcacattttttattttcaattcgggtaattgaaaaatagccatttttttcctattcGGTTATTTCGACTCAATTAATCAAATCGCACTGAAAATCTTTAAaataacctctttttttttcctttttctttgtcaaagGTTCTATTCTTGTttaatttttcgagaaaatcgaatcgaatcgaaccgaaccttTAACATGCAAGCCCGAACTAAACCGAACCAAATCTCATCTTACACCGAATATGAATTGTACCACAAGTTCAGTTAGGTCCGGTTATACttagttcgatttttttttttttcttttcttttttttttttttttttttgggactaaGGGCCTTGAGGCCTAAGGGAGGGCTTTGCAACCCTCAgccctataaaaaaaaaaaaggaaaaaggcaaaaaaaaaaaagtttcttttggagattttttttggttaaccaaattgaaccaaaacaaccgaattgcaaaaaaaaaatgctaaagttttttttaccaattacttaaatcgaaaatcgaaccaAATCAAAATGTACTAAATTTTTAGTTCGGTTAGCAGTTCAAGGCGGTTTTCGGTTTGATTTTGGCAACCCCCTAACCGGATCCGCCGTAGACGAGGGAGGGCGGGGACCACGACATCCTTGCCCGGGCCCTCGTGGCATCGGTGAGGGCTTCACAGCCCTTTGGCcctcaacccaaaaaaaaaaacaaaaaaaaagaaaagaaaaaaaagaaaaaagaaaatcgaaaaatcaaaattgaaaagaaaaaagaaaaatcgaaaaccaAACTAAATCgagctgtatttttttttttcagttcagCACCAGATTCGGTTCAATTCAAGCTTACATGCTAATAGTTCAATTCAGTTTGGTTTTCTTAAAAAACCAAACCAATTGAACCATTGATACCTCTAATAGATCAATCGGAGATTGAGAAGTGGTTTTTCAACAAAGATTATGTCTACTTTCGCAGAAATCCGACAATCACTTATTGCgaccatattattttttttataatataattCCACGGTCAACGCAAGTGAGGATATGttattgaacaatttggtttattCTTTAAATtcgtttttttggttttttttaccaaaaatgggaaatatgTTAAATACGTCCCTTTTTTTCCTAAGGTCTATTAGTTAATGTTCGGCCAATTTTGGAAGTGAGACAAAGTCTGATTCATCGGTATCTTTTAATCACATTAATATTAGGGGGAGTAATATCTCTTTAAATATAACTAAATCCGTCTCATTTTCATCAAAGAGACAAAGTTATCCTTAATCATTCAATAAGTTAAAGTCGTGGACCGCAAATCTAAGCCCTTTCCTTCTTCGATTTTTCGGTTTTTTAATACAGGATTTTAGCAAAAATGTAAAGAATATAAGacgaatattttaaattaaaatggtaaaaagaaatgaaaaaataaataatttatgaaatttttatttaaaatatatttaaatattaataagaAAGTCTTACGCAAGCTAGGATGTTTAAACACATTAAGATTATTCTATAAATTCAGTGCTAGCTtggtgaaaattcaaaaaaattggcatgaaCATGTGACACTTTTATCAacatttctaaacattttaactaAATTGTCAATTAAGTGCTTAATAGATTTTatcatttttgtcaattgactaTATTGGAATTTGTTCTATAAGATTCGTCCTAACTTGTGATGTGATTGGGAAACCCTATATGTTTGTGGCTAGTGAGTTGGCACCGTGTCTTAATAATGGGCAAATTCTTCTTTTactatatatttaaaataatttgtcgACTGAAACACTATAAAAAATTGATACGGAAGTTTTATTtgggagaagaaagaaagaaaataaagcgCAAATgaaaacgaaataaaaaaataaagaattttgaaaattttaaaaatatttatttaaatattaaacaaaaattatggAGGGGAAATTCGTTTAgttacgcaatttcatttttttatttctataaatttttttgctccataagtagttttggagccattcAAAGAAGTAAACaaaattactagaaaaatcaaattccgaccaaaagttgatttttagagcaaaagtgttaccatgtgcaCCCCGAGACGAGAGGAATAATTGTATGACTGGCTGGAACGTGAAATGCccattcctttccttttcttcaaagAAACTAAACAATAAAACTATATGACCAGCAACATAGTAATTATTATCAATTTATAAAAATCAtgattaaaatataaaatacaaACATAGGTAATTGAACGGTCGCTACAATGAATTTGGCATTGTTCCAATTAGACAATAGACAGAAATCATACTATACTTGCTCAATCCTTAAATTTCGTGTGAATATA
This sequence is a window from Rhodamnia argentea isolate NSW1041297 chromosome 3, ASM2092103v1, whole genome shotgun sequence. Protein-coding genes within it:
- the LOC115756371 gene encoding LOW QUALITY PROTEIN: uncharacterized protein LOC115756371 (The sequence of the model RefSeq protein was modified relative to this genomic sequence to represent the inferred CDS: deleted 1 base in 1 codon), with the translated sequence MEALYLLCSIVSTCFTSLALSLLLPVHALLRWLYGSRAGAAACESAALYEGTVWHERRRPVRHSFQYAVRYALIDLDRAPHAPPGHLSADEARHFADTNGPIFLLTIPPSVGYEQNPLSLYYCYDIKGATQHLQKCIAEVTNTPWGERVLFVFSPNSDLVAKPLHVSPFMDMLGNWSIKANAPEDNLFVAISVQHPKLGNYFTATLKAKRVSSSTLSNHATFFWLMPHKVAIWIYWHAFKLWWKNVSFIQHPRNTNPRYREEAAERDRGLRCCEAFHLDGMKDSAPNRTVSDSSSGKSHIDRCFVWRDAKWPWS